One genomic region from Nymphaea colorata isolate Beijing-Zhang1983 chromosome 10, ASM883128v2, whole genome shotgun sequence encodes:
- the LOC116262722 gene encoding cytokinin dehydrogenase 7 gives MLACIDRVPQMDNHEAEADPSPPPPNEVGGGGDVGLTLELDDGEDDEALENLRRMKLEGKIDFSAVACCGQASSDFGGMRRNRPLAVVAPATVEDVVRVVRCAESCRSLTVAARGNGHSINGQAQAEGGVVVEMSSLRRPAAGPVVSGGTVEVGGGELWEEVLMNCLERGVAPRSWTDYLGLTVGGTLSVGGVSGQSFKYGPQICNVAEVEVVTGKGEIKVCSMEESKDLFYGVLGGMGQFGIITRARVLVQTAPRMVRWVRLVYADFDEFSSDQESLIDSSVCDSLDYLEGFVFTNSDDPLNGCPTVPLAPHQTFDQKCLPEEAGPVLYCLELAFHFRESDDAASMEKRVGATVEGLRYRRALRFEWDVGYVEFLQRVKRKEEAARASGSWDSPHPWMNILVGKRNIREFDRKVFRDILRQGIDGPLLVYPLNKNKWDVRMSAALPEDEIFYLVALLRFIRPGGPSVDSMLAQNQEILHWCISENYDFKLYIPHYTAEEQWMSHFGKYWATFKNKKAMFDPKAILAPGQFIFSRKRFPTLLANTKIRE, from the exons ATGCTAGCGTGCATCGACCGAGTCCCTCAGATGGACAACCACGAAGCAGAGGCGGATCCCTCGCCGCCCCCGCCCAACGAGGTTGGCGGCGGGGGCGACGTCGGTCTGACGTTGGAGCTAGACGACGGCGAAGACGACGAGGCTCTGGAGAACCTTCGGCGGATGAAATTGGAGGGGAAGATCGATTTCTCAGCTGTCGCCTGCTGTGGCCAGGCATCGAGCGACTTTGGGGGGATGAGGCGGAACCGGCCGCTGGCGGTCGTGGCACCGGCAACAGTTGAGGACGTTGTCCGGGTGGTGAGGTGTGCGGAGAGTTGCCGGAGCCTGACGGTGGCGGCGAGGGGGAACGGACACTCGATTAACGGTCAGGCGCAGGCGGAGGGGGGCGTGGTGGTAGAGATGTCGTCGTTGAGAAGGCCGGCGGCGGGGCCAGTAGTAAGTGGAGGAACGGTGGAAGTCGGGGGAGGGGAGTTGTGGGAGGAGGTGCTGATGAATTGCCTGGAGAGGGGGGTGGCACCGAGGTCGTGGACGGATTACTTGGGGCTGACGGTCGGGGGAACGCTGAGCGTGGGAGGGGTTAGCGGGCAGAGCTTCAAGTATGGGCCGCAGATATGCAACGTTGCAGAGGTTGAGGTGGTGACAGGGAAGGGGGAAATCAAGGTGTGCTCCATGGAGGAGAGCAAGGATCTTTTCTATGGGGTGCTTGGAGGGATGGGCCAGTTTGGTATCATCACCAGAGCTCGTGTCCTCGTCCAGACTGCTCCAAGAATG GTGCGATGGGTGAGATTGGTGTACGCTGATTTTGATGAGTTTTCCAGCGACCAAGAATCTCTGATCGATTCCTCAGTCTGTGATTCGTTGGATTACCTGGAGGGCTTCGTTTTCACCAACAGCGACGACCCTCTCAATGGCTGCCCAACCGTCCCGCTGGCTCCCCACCAGACCTTCGACCAGAAATGCCTGCCTGAAGAAGCCGGCCCCGTTCTATATTGCCTTGAGCTCGCCTTTCACTTCAGAGAAAGCGATGACGCCGCATCCATGGAGAAG AGGGTAGGGGCCACGGTGGAGGGGCTGAGGTACCGGCGAGCTCTGAGGTTCGAGTGGGACGTGGGGTACGTGGAATTCCTGCAGAGGGTGAAGCGGAAGGAGGAGGCAGCCAGAGCCAGCGGTTCGTGGGACTCACCTCACCCATGGATGAACATATTAGTGGGGAAGCGCAACATCCGGGAGTTTGACCGAAAGGTGTTCCGCGACATCCTCCGTCAAGGAATCGACGGCCCCTTGCTGGTTTACCCATTAAACAAGAACAA ATGGGATGTGCGAATGTCGGCAGCCTTGCCGGAAgatgaaatcttttatttggTGGCTCTGTTGCGGTTCATCCGTCCAGGGGGGCCGTCGGTAGACTCCATGTTAGCTCAGAACCAGGAGATCCTCCATTGGTGCATCTCAGAAAACTACGACTTCAAACTCTACATTCCTCATTATACGGCGGAGGAGCAGTGGATGTCGCACTTCGGAAAATACTGGGCCACGTTCAAGAATAAGAAAGCCATGTTTGATCCAAAGGCTATTCTTGCTCCAGGGCAGTTCATTTTCAGCAGGAAACGTTTTCCCACTCTGCTGGCCAACACTAAGATCCGTGAATGA